Proteins co-encoded in one Coriobacteriia bacterium genomic window:
- a CDS encoding MerR family transcriptional regulator, whose amino-acid sequence MTIGEVVEKLSSAHPDLSISKIRFLEEEGLVAPERTAGGYRKFGPADVSRIELVLRLQKEHFLPLAVIREKLAELDRGRVPSELESAVAGSARPATLPFEEAETVPVAGAPSLLGLPASFITELADFGLVAPVEGEEGPELR is encoded by the coding sequence ATGACCATCGGGGAGGTGGTCGAGAAGCTCTCCTCGGCCCACCCGGACCTGTCGATCTCGAAGATCCGCTTCCTGGAGGAGGAGGGGCTGGTCGCCCCCGAGCGCACCGCGGGCGGCTATCGGAAGTTCGGCCCCGCCGACGTCTCACGCATCGAGCTGGTGTTGCGCCTCCAGAAGGAGCACTTCCTGCCGCTCGCGGTGATCCGCGAGAAGCTGGCCGAGTTGGATCGCGGCCGCGTCCCCTCCGAACTCGAGAGCGCCGTCGCCGGATCCGCTCGGCCCGCGACCCTGCCCTTCGAAGAGGCCGAGACTGTCCCGGTCGCCGGAGCCCCGTCGCTCCTGGGCCTTCCCGCCTCGTTCATCACCGAGTTGGCGGACTTCGGGCTCGTCGCGCCCGTCGAAGGCGAGGAAGGGCCGGAGCTCAGG
- a CDS encoding FHA domain-containing protein translates to MADCPACGANIGKDEDRCPSCGSPAETTTEAFSVLGEPPRPGPAEDVGGPVLVVRKGPEVGERFFIEAESMTLGRDPDCDVFLNDVTVSRRHARVFLKGADYVIEDVGSLNGTYVNGVRVDAAPLHAGDIVQVGTFQMVFYPGGGG, encoded by the coding sequence ATGGCGGACTGCCCGGCGTGTGGAGCGAACATCGGAAAGGACGAGGACCGGTGTCCGTCGTGCGGTTCGCCCGCTGAGACCACGACGGAGGCCTTCTCGGTCCTCGGTGAGCCGCCGCGCCCCGGCCCGGCCGAGGATGTCGGAGGCCCGGTCCTGGTCGTGCGCAAGGGACCGGAGGTCGGGGAGCGCTTCTTCATCGAAGCCGAGTCGATGACGCTGGGCCGCGACCCGGATTGCGACGTCTTCCTGAACGACGTGACGGTCTCCCGCCGTCATGCCCGCGTGTTCCTGAAGGGCGCCGACTACGTCATCGAGGACGTGGGCTCACTCAACGGCACCTACGTCAACGGGGTGCGCGTGGACGCGGCTCCGCTGCACGCGGGGGACATCGTCCAGGTGGGAACGTTCCAGATGGTCTTCTATCCGGGCGGCGGGGGGTAG
- a CDS encoding lipoate--protein ligase family protein: protein MDGGDRGSWSGAGGRWRVILHGARPGAWNMAVDEAVLEARARDEAPATLRLYWWERPTVSLGRFQAAADVDLEACARAGVDVVRRPTGGRAVLHDAELTYSVVASVADGMPAAVAAGYRALCGALVAAYRRLGVAAALTPRPRGRRSSACYLQATCADVSLGDAKLCGSAQVRRGKVCLQHGSLVVARDLALEARLLRLDEEAAGRLGRGTATIRDALGRDVSREEVGRALRGGMAQELGVVLREGALSPAEEERAAVLSRAATVVSQPPPDAGADGAGRPATAPDDRVVPLGYNVKRPSGGHVREGR from the coding sequence GTGGACGGCGGGGACCGCGGTTCGTGGTCGGGAGCGGGAGGGCGCTGGCGGGTCATCCTGCACGGCGCGCGTCCCGGGGCGTGGAACATGGCGGTCGACGAGGCCGTCCTGGAGGCTCGAGCGCGGGACGAGGCTCCCGCGACCCTCAGGCTCTACTGGTGGGAGAGGCCCACGGTCAGCCTGGGGCGGTTCCAGGCCGCCGCGGACGTGGACCTGGAGGCCTGTGCCCGAGCCGGCGTCGACGTCGTGCGGAGGCCGACCGGAGGCCGCGCGGTCCTGCACGACGCGGAACTGACGTACAGCGTCGTGGCGTCCGTCGCGGACGGCATGCCCGCGGCGGTCGCGGCCGGCTACCGTGCCCTCTGCGGCGCGCTGGTGGCGGCGTACAGGCGGCTCGGCGTGGCCGCGGCGCTCACCCCGCGCCCGCGCGGCCGGCGCTCGTCCGCGTGCTACCTGCAGGCCACCTGCGCGGACGTCTCGCTCGGCGACGCCAAGCTCTGCGGGAGCGCGCAGGTCAGGCGCGGGAAGGTCTGCCTGCAGCACGGTTCCCTCGTGGTGGCGCGCGACCTCGCGCTCGAGGCGCGTCTCCTCAGGCTGGACGAGGAGGCCGCGGGGCGCCTGGGGCGCGGCACGGCGACCATCCGCGACGCGCTCGGCCGCGACGTCTCGCGCGAGGAGGTCGGGCGCGCGCTGCGCGGGGGCATGGCCCAGGAGTTGGGGGTCGTGCTCCGCGAGGGCGCGCTGAGCCCCGCCGAGGAGGAGCGTGCGGCCGTGTTGTCGCGAGCCGCGACCGTGGTCTCGCAGCCGCCGCCGGATGCCGGGGCCGACGGCGCCGGCCGGCCGGCGACGGCTCCCGATGACCGTGTCGTACCCTTGGGCTACAATGTGAAGCGGCCGAGTGGGGGGCACGTTAGGGAGGGGCGATGA